A stretch of Sphingomicrobium flavum DNA encodes these proteins:
- the rplU gene encoding 50S ribosomal protein L21, whose translation MFAVVRTGGKQYRVAPGDKIVVEKLAGDAGDAVKLDDVLLAGDGSKLEKTDGLIVDAKIIAQAKGEKVTVFKKKRRHNYRRKRGHRQQHTILEILSIGGKGAAKKAPAKKADDKKSDDKPAAKPAKKAAAPAKKSTKDAAPAKKAADKKPAAKKAPAKKPAAKKTEKK comes from the coding sequence ATGTTCGCAGTCGTGCGCACGGGCGGCAAGCAATATCGCGTCGCCCCCGGAGACAAAATTGTCGTTGAAAAGCTGGCGGGTGACGCCGGCGATGCTGTGAAGCTGGACGACGTCCTGCTGGCTGGTGACGGCTCCAAGCTCGAGAAGACCGACGGCCTGATCGTCGACGCCAAGATCATCGCCCAGGCGAAGGGCGAAAAGGTCACCGTCTTCAAGAAGAAGCGTCGCCATAACTATCGTCGCAAGCGCGGCCATCGCCAGCAGCACACGATCCTCGAGATCCTGTCGATCGGTGGCAAGGGCGCGGCCAAGAAGGCTCCTGCCAAGAAGGCTGACGACAAGAAGTCCGACGACAAGCCCGCGGCAAAGCCGGCCAAGAAGGCTGCTGCGCCTGCGAAGAAGTCGACAAAGGATGCTGCACCTGCTAAGAAGGCGGCAGACAAGAAACCTGCGGCCAAGAAGGCTCCTGCCAAGAAGCCCGCGGCCAAGAAGACCGAGAAGAAGTAA
- the hspQ gene encoding heat shock protein HspQ, translating into MSNKIPHARFALGEVVRHRMLDFRGVIFVVDPEFANSDEWYEAIPEEMRPAKEQPFYHLLAENAESSYIAYVSQQNLVADDEGEPVDHPAVLTMFGAFDGARYALRPEQRH; encoded by the coding sequence ATGAGTAACAAGATTCCCCACGCCCGCTTCGCCCTTGGCGAAGTCGTCCGGCACCGTATGCTCGACTTTCGCGGCGTGATTTTCGTTGTCGATCCCGAATTCGCCAATAGCGACGAATGGTATGAAGCCATCCCCGAGGAGATGCGCCCGGCCAAGGAGCAGCCGTTCTACCACCTGCTCGCTGAAAATGCCGAATCGAGCTATATCGCTTATGTCAGCCAGCAGAATCTGGTGGCCGATGATGAAGGCGAACCGGTCGATCACCCCGCCGTGCTGACCATGTTCGGGGCATTTGACGGTGCGCGCTACGCGCTTCGCCCCGAACAACGCCATTGA
- a CDS encoding winged helix-turn-helix domain-containing protein yields the protein MEEVRIGSHLLQPNRQLLLDGEHVHLGPRALSLLTILAQADGEIVTKDELMDAVWPDVTVEENALQVHMTSVRKALGQDAHLLHTLRGIGYQLETGNGSFRNVVTEGSSAPARPVQAGGQPQSWRPTLAIVVGGLLALIAAVIFFDPFGSSPPGRQAPTTLAVMPLNVSGNAEWQQRSDALTASLTSNLSQVPNISFASITAARSLTDEGLSPAEIGARLNVDHFIEGDVQATGNRLVGLIRLIDVSTGRAIWSGEITGEQKYPDEFEALLLNKISGVLIALHKIAGGDIEIPTDIDPRAYEAYLDGLARLTVRRPEDYPPALRQMQIAASIEPDFAAAHAGIAYTLAVATNGNFMTVPREQYLAMQEAANRRALELDPENHMAMLAAASVELGAHGKIAQSLETTERLLERRPNDGQTHLLRSIALWSAGDLEDAATHMDRAMTADPFNYQLEYYRRALMTAAGDYPGVKISAQACRVDCWAAAHQWWAALLRIGTKADYVADIDAIGEIYDDDRSYPTGEATKPQSLKSHAQYMLYGTENRFMEGFYDTGYSYGLTDWTLLIFQYGYADAGFGIAMRNIEAWPVGYVLKFFHAGRLDVPEEIRADPRYHAIFDIPRFKALADYRRARGMTDGLPVFPVKAYVEE from the coding sequence GTGGAGGAAGTCCGGATTGGATCGCACCTATTGCAACCGAATCGCCAGCTCCTGCTGGACGGCGAGCATGTGCATCTGGGTCCCCGCGCCCTTTCACTGCTGACTATCCTGGCGCAGGCCGACGGAGAAATCGTCACCAAGGACGAACTCATGGATGCGGTGTGGCCCGACGTAACCGTTGAGGAGAATGCCCTCCAGGTTCACATGACGTCGGTGCGCAAGGCGCTGGGCCAGGACGCTCATCTGCTGCATACGCTGCGCGGCATCGGCTATCAGCTCGAGACCGGCAACGGATCGTTCCGCAATGTTGTTACCGAGGGGTCTTCAGCACCTGCTCGACCCGTTCAGGCTGGTGGCCAGCCTCAGTCATGGCGACCCACGCTGGCCATTGTCGTTGGGGGACTGCTGGCGCTGATTGCGGCCGTCATCTTCTTTGATCCGTTCGGTTCGTCGCCGCCCGGTCGGCAAGCTCCCACGACGCTCGCCGTGATGCCGTTGAATGTCAGCGGCAATGCCGAATGGCAGCAACGTAGTGACGCTCTGACTGCATCGCTGACCAGCAACCTGTCCCAAGTTCCCAATATCAGTTTTGCGTCAATCACAGCTGCAAGGTCGTTGACAGATGAGGGCCTATCGCCGGCCGAAATCGGCGCCCGCCTCAATGTCGACCACTTCATCGAAGGAGATGTCCAGGCCACTGGCAACCGCTTGGTCGGTCTTATTCGCCTGATCGACGTGTCGACCGGGCGCGCCATTTGGAGCGGCGAAATTACCGGCGAGCAAAAATATCCGGACGAATTCGAAGCGCTGTTGCTCAATAAGATCTCCGGCGTGCTGATCGCGCTGCACAAGATTGCCGGGGGTGATATCGAAATTCCGACCGATATCGATCCGCGAGCTTACGAAGCCTATCTCGACGGGTTGGCGCGCCTGACCGTTCGACGGCCGGAAGACTATCCCCCAGCGCTGCGCCAGATGCAGATTGCCGCATCCATCGAGCCCGACTTCGCCGCCGCCCATGCAGGCATTGCCTACACGCTGGCCGTCGCGACAAACGGGAACTTCATGACCGTGCCAAGAGAACAATATCTGGCGATGCAGGAAGCCGCCAATCGTCGAGCCCTTGAGTTGGATCCTGAAAACCATATGGCCATGCTGGCTGCCGCTTCCGTTGAGCTTGGTGCACATGGCAAGATCGCCCAGTCCCTCGAGACGACCGAGCGATTGCTCGAGCGCAGGCCGAATGATGGTCAAACCCATCTTCTGCGGAGCATTGCTTTATGGTCTGCAGGCGACCTTGAAGACGCGGCGACCCACATGGATCGCGCCATGACCGCCGACCCATTCAATTACCAGCTGGAATATTATCGTCGGGCACTGATGACGGCGGCTGGCGATTATCCCGGCGTCAAGATCAGCGCGCAGGCCTGCCGCGTCGACTGCTGGGCTGCTGCCCATCAGTGGTGGGCAGCCCTGCTGCGGATAGGCACGAAAGCCGATTACGTTGCCGACATCGATGCAATCGGCGAAATTTATGATGATGACCGCTCCTATCCGACGGGTGAAGCCACCAAGCCCCAGTCGCTCAAGAGCCACGCCCAATACATGCTGTACGGCACGGAAAATCGATTCATGGAGGGCTTCTACGATACCGGCTATTCATATGGGCTGACAGACTGGACCCTGCTAATTTTTCAATATGGTTACGCTGATGCCGGATTTGGCATCGCCATGCGCAATATCGAGGCGTGGCCCGTCGGATATGTCTTGAAATTCTTCCATGCCGGCCGGCTCGACGTGCCTGAGGAAATCCGCGCCGACCCGCGCTACCACGCGATCTTCGACATTCCGCGTTTCAAAGCGCTCGCCGATTATCGCCGGGCGCGCGGCATGACCGACGGCCTGCCGGTATTCCCGGTAAAAGCTTACGTGGAAGAATGA
- a CDS encoding UrcA family protein — protein sequence MKTMVIAAVATCLMSGAIAAPLYAQDGSDVVQRTVEIDVSDLDLSTASGKQVLLARVNRAVRKVCPNRVEGPVKKYPDPKRCSALSWQNAERQIERIEARLGEGDDEPNRLAVATVTDESLRD from the coding sequence ATGAAGACCATGGTGATCGCAGCGGTGGCGACCTGTCTAATGAGCGGCGCGATTGCCGCTCCGCTTTACGCCCAGGATGGTTCAGACGTCGTGCAACGTACGGTCGAGATCGACGTCAGTGATCTCGATCTTTCAACGGCATCGGGCAAGCAGGTACTGCTAGCGCGTGTCAATCGTGCCGTTCGAAAGGTTTGCCCCAATAGAGTCGAGGGCCCGGTCAAGAAATATCCCGATCCCAAACGGTGCAGCGCCCTTAGCTGGCAAAATGCGGAACGGCAGATCGAACGGATCGAGGCAAGGCTGGGCGAGGGCGACGATGAGCCGAACCGGCTGGCCGTCGCGACCGTCACCGATGAGAGTCTGCGCGACTGA
- the rpmA gene encoding 50S ribosomal protein L27, with the protein MAHKKAGGSSKNGRDSNPKYLGVKKFGGQAVLAGNILVRQRGTKYYPGTNVGLGRDHTLFALTDGRVSFKDGRLGRKYVHVDMMPEAAE; encoded by the coding sequence ATGGCACATAAAAAGGCTGGCGGCTCGTCCAAGAACGGTCGCGACTCAAATCCTAAGTATCTCGGCGTCAAGAAGTTTGGCGGCCAGGCGGTTCTCGCCGGCAACATCCTCGTGCGCCAGCGTGGTACGAAATATTATCCGGGTACGAACGTCGGCCTTGGCCGCGATCACACCCTTTTTGCGCTTACCGATGGTCGCGTGTCGTTCAAGGACGGCAGGCTCGGCCGCAAATATGTCCATGTGGACATGATGCCGGAAGCGGCTGAATAA
- a CDS encoding metal-dependent hydrolase → MASATVTPADLVISLRDRRFGREDQTPRHWHGGDPYATAFYNALSITFPKGEAFFVDSVRAFRQGAPKRLVEDIKNFVTQEAMHSREHVAFNNRAADAGYKIDHLEAKVQERIDLVGQKPKIVSLAATMALEHFTAILAHELLANPKHLDGADEATAELWRWHASEEIEHKGVAYDTWLHATQGWRRGKRWKVKSLVMLDVTAKFLWHRWEGMLELLRQDGITGAKAKWRMFKYAVLSPGMVRAWVGPWVKYFLPGFHPWDEDDRHLIRDYDAAVGTKFDSEKKVRRAA, encoded by the coding sequence ATGGCCAGTGCAACCGTTACCCCCGCCGATCTTGTGATTTCGCTGCGCGACCGGCGCTTCGGGCGCGAGGATCAGACGCCGCGCCACTGGCATGGCGGGGATCCCTATGCGACGGCTTTCTACAATGCGCTGTCGATCACCTTTCCCAAGGGTGAGGCCTTTTTCGTCGATAGCGTGCGCGCCTTCCGCCAGGGCGCGCCCAAGCGGCTTGTCGAGGATATCAAGAATTTCGTGACGCAGGAGGCGATGCACAGCCGCGAGCATGTGGCCTTCAACAATCGCGCTGCCGATGCGGGCTACAAGATCGATCATCTCGAAGCCAAGGTGCAGGAGCGCATCGACCTGGTCGGGCAAAAGCCCAAGATCGTCAGCCTCGCCGCAACCATGGCGCTGGAACATTTCACCGCCATCCTGGCGCATGAATTGCTGGCCAATCCCAAGCATCTCGACGGCGCCGATGAAGCGACTGCCGAGCTGTGGCGCTGGCACGCGTCGGAAGAGATTGAGCATAAGGGCGTGGCCTATGACACCTGGTTGCACGCGACGCAGGGTTGGCGCCGGGGCAAGCGCTGGAAGGTCAAGAGCCTGGTGATGCTGGACGTGACCGCCAAATTCCTGTGGCATCGCTGGGAAGGCATGCTGGAATTGCTGCGGCAGGATGGCATTACTGGTGCGAAGGCCAAGTGGCGCATGTTCAAATATGCCGTGTTGTCGCCGGGCATGGTGCGCGCCTGGGTTGGCCCCTGGGTCAAATATTTCCTTCCGGGCTTCCACCCCTGGGACGAAGATGACCGCCACCTCATCCGCGACTATGACGCCGCCGTCGGCACCAAGTTCGACAGCGAGAAGAAGGTCAGGCGCGCGGCCTAA
- a CDS encoding GNAT family N-acetyltransferase, translating into MFARTKRLLLRPGWANDAPELAAAIADKRVIMQLASAPWPYGLEQAEAFLAMPTDPVLPTFLIALRTDGAPKIIGACGLGRRPSGAVEIGYWIARSHWGQGYASEACEALIDIARILGLTSLEGSHFVDNPASGRVLQKLGFVPTGLTAPRFSCGRGVEQDSAVYTLDLAPTQRQVAA; encoded by the coding sequence ATGTTCGCACGGACCAAGCGATTATTGTTACGGCCCGGCTGGGCCAATGATGCACCCGAGCTGGCGGCGGCCATCGCCGACAAGCGCGTCATCATGCAGCTGGCCAGCGCGCCCTGGCCCTATGGCCTTGAGCAAGCCGAAGCCTTTCTCGCCATGCCGACGGATCCCGTGCTGCCGACCTTCCTCATCGCCCTGCGCACCGATGGCGCGCCCAAGATCATCGGCGCCTGCGGCCTTGGCCGCCGCCCTTCGGGCGCGGTCGAAATCGGCTATTGGATTGCCCGCAGCCATTGGGGCCAGGGCTATGCCAGCGAAGCGTGCGAAGCGCTGATCGATATCGCCCGCATCTTGGGGCTCACCAGCCTCGAAGGCTCGCATTTCGTCGACAATCCGGCCTCGGGCCGCGTGCTGCAGAAATTGGGTTTCGTCCCCACCGGCCTCACCGCCCCGCGTTTCTCCTGCGGCCGCGGCGTGGAGCAGGACAGCGCCGTCTACACGCTCGACCTGGCCCCGACCCAGCGACAGGTTGCCGCCTGA